From the genome of Labrus mixtus chromosome 17, fLabMix1.1, whole genome shotgun sequence:
TCACAGATTCATTACATCATAGCTGTGTCCCAGTTTAGAGGCTGGATCACTTCAGTCAGATGTAAAAGGCCATGACCTGTTATTtctttaaagtcaaacattgcCATGGAAGATGCCTCTGTTTCCCACTGGTGCAGTATTTACACACTATTAGTTGTTTGATGCTTATGAACTGATGAAACACTTTGACAAGTTTggcattagaaaataaaaaggagtgCCTGAATGCAGTATTAGTGTTTGACAACCTAATTTAGGTTATTCAAATCTCATTAGGAACCACCTCCTTGGTCTACGTTAATTTATCACGATCCAGCCACTGACCTGAGCTACGTTTTCTACATGGAAGTAGGGTTGAAACAGAAATTATTTTCCTCCTATTACTGCATGTTTGCTACAGGTGACAGTTTAAAGAGCTTTTCCAGAACCCTTTCCTAAGTTCCTGTCCAAGGTTCACTTTCAGGTCATAGGTCAACCTTTGAGAGGCTACAGTGATGGATGACATCCAGGTTTCTAAATGAATATAGCTCAGGAAAACACTCCATCTGCATCATGAACACACCCTTTTCTCACACTGAAGTACAAGAATGCACCAACACAAGACCTTCAAAGAGCCTGTCAGCAATAAGACCCACCCCTCAACATACCAGCTTTCACAAGGACACATGTACACTGTTTATAGGGGTCTGCCCTCTGAATGGGACCCTTTCAGACTCCTGTTGGTGCTTAATAGTggctctgtgtttacagcagtCACTTCATTAATCTTCATGTTTCCTGTCGGTAAAGGTTTCTTCCTAGTTTGCAGTAACTACACTGTTTACTCAGCAACAGGTACAAAACAATGATCAATATCTTTTATCAACATTATATCAAATTAAAATTAGATAATGTACTCTACATCTGCACTTTAGATTAAACCTTGGTAAAAGTTGTGAAAGTATTTTACTCCCAAGTAGGATGGTATTGTACTTGCTGTGCGATACTGTAATTGTGAAATAACGATTAGAGATATTAAAAGAGAAGATTAAAGTACAAACTTAATAAGGTAATGTATTGTATTGCAATTGAGGTTAGAAATATTAGCCAATTACAAAACAGTAGTCCCAGCCAATAGTGTGCATAGTAGGCCGGGATAGGGCTGTACTCAGAAACTAATAAACACCTGTCACTcttccatgttttattttcttttattctggagaaatataaataaactgcAGATTACCATCTGTTCTATAGGCTATACAAATATGAGATTTATAAATCAAATGGGAACATACACAGAACAAGAGCTCAGCTGTTTAAATGCAACTAATAGTGAAACAAGCTGTCACAATGCATTTAATAAAGGCCAAATGTTTGACTAAAACACAGTGGGGCTTTTTCATTAAAGACATTATGACATGTAAAATCATGTGTAAATTTTAAATTAGAGATGGCTTCAGGTTTGAGGGTCATGCCATGTCTCCCTGATACATCACAGATTTTTGGGACACTATAGACTTCATTATTTTTCAGATATTATTACCCATGTTTTTACTAGCACAACAATTCAAAATATATCCTTTAAATGCAGCTTACTCatacaacaaatatttaattttgaatTCAGTTTTCTGGTTTAAACGATGTTTCCCCTATTGAATCATATACTGACCAGCCATATATTAAAAAGTGAATAACTATCATGTAGAAGCACATcttcattaaacatttacatttgttgAAATTCACTCTTTAACCAAATGTAGCCAACTTTTAACAGACACCTTGGTGTGGTTGCACCTGTTTAGTGTTTACATCTAAGAATTTGCtaactgtgaagaaaaacaataaaaaaaacatgtttgtttttctctctgaagaAGTAAGACTAATAAGGAAGGTAGGCTACCGTCTTTTTGTTATGAGAAACCGAGTTAATGGGGTTACAAAGTATGTCAAATTGTTTTATGTTATTAAAAATAAGATTCAGAAACTCACTTAACACCACCTCAGTTTACCTGGTTAATAAAATAGTGATTGACACTGCACCTCATGTAATTAGTAACACCTGTGCTTCCCCTACAACGTCAAGTCAAATGTGTGGATACAGCCAGTTAGACTCACGGAaaacaaatataagaaaaacTTAAACTATATACAGCCAAAGCATGAAATAAACTGCTTATACACTTACCTCAGAGAAGCTCATGAAGCAGTCCTCTCAGGCAGACAACAGTAGGGCAGGTGATAGGCTAGCCTAGCAGCAGCTAGCTTGTAGTGCACAGGTGAGACAGCTAACAGCTGGAGTTACCTGCAGTTTACTAATTATTTCCTCCACATAACGGTCCTGGAGTAACTCGGTTTGTGTGTTAGAAGGGATGCCGTATTATGAAATGCTAAATTAGCATCAGGCGATAATTAAGTGTGTGCAGCAGAAGTTTAGCACAGCTTTGTTTGAAAGCGTCGACCAGACGAGTGGGCGGGGCTTCGACGGTTTAAATAGACCGCCCGCTGTTAGCAGAGCCAATTAACCAATTAAACAGCTTCTTTCATACATCTACAGTAGAGCATTTACAGGGGTAGGCCTACATATAGGCTagcctattttattttttttcctgaagaaatgttatttatttggTTTGAAAAGACTTCATCATAATGattttagaaaatgaaaatgctctGGAGTTAAAtgagtttagtttttattgCTTGAAATTTTGGATAGCCTATGTTGTCAAGCTTAGGCACAAATGACAAAACCCACTGTAAGATATCAGATGTTAAAGCAGGATAGGGCGCGGCAAGTcacaaacaaaaatgcaaaataaatacacaaacactcatatTGATTTTGCCTATTTCAAAACAATAAGTGTGGTTTTACATAATGTCAGGGAGATTTAAGTTGAAcacctaaaaaaacacaaactaaccaTGCTAGTGTTTGCAAGGAAACAAATAAATCTAAGCTCAGTGACCATAAAATGTGAAGATTTTGCATGTTATTATGATAGCAGTTCAAATTTTCTAGTTCAAGCTCATAAACATGTAATACTTTGATGACTAGTTGCAAAATATAACAGGACTTCAGTGGAAGAAACTGTTATAAAGGTGTACAATATAAACAGGGATGGCTGAaatataaaagattaaaaatacagtttttcttttcatattgtCTACAAAGTATTGATGCCAGACAAACAGGCTTTAGGCAAACAAGCTGAAATACCTGTTGTTTTGTAAAGCCTTTTCCATTCTTTCGTTTACAAAAAACGCTTTTGTCAGGGCCGTCAATAACCGAGCAACATTTTCGATCAAATATTTAGTCTGGCTTTGTTCAAAGCTCAGAGAGGTGCAGGagtgtattatgtgtgtttgtcataGAAGAGGGCAGTGCCAGTTAAACCAGGTTTCCTGTGTGTATCCACCTGTGGGTCATCTCAAGCGCCCCACTGTATCCATGGAACCACAAAGGAAAGAGGGTCTGCTTTTTTAAgggttatttttgtttttctttgggtGGAGGATATTGGTTGTTTTTTACTAATCCCCATTGGCACATTGCCACAGTTACTAAGGTATCCTGTAACAGGTAAAAACATGTACCTGACACTGCTGCTCATACATAGTAGACAAAATGTAGGGGGAAAGTAGGACCTCTTTTGTTTCATAATTATTATATACACATAAGAATgactataaatatttgaatagatattaaagtgtattaaaacATACATACTTTATGTTTTGTGTGTACAGATTCTTGCTAACCTTGTGATGGAGACCCTCCATCCAGAGCTGAGAAACGTGATTGGTCCTCGCCTCAAGGGGAAGATGCAGCAGAGGCAGAGGAACTGGATGTTGGTGAGTTCCTGTCATACTGTACAGTCAGTGCACTGCAGTCATGCTGTATGAACACAGGAGACCCTCAAACAAGTCCAAACCAATAATTTTGACGAGTGACTCTCTCCCCAGATCTCTGATGCAGTGTACAGGCAGGTCTTAACTCAGACCACCGGCCGGTATGATGCAATGGTTGATACCTGTGAGTCCCAGAGGTTTCAACTGGACGCCAGACTGCGAACCGATATGGACCAGATCATCACGTCTAAAGAACATGTCAGCAACAAGATCCGAGGTGACCCAAGATCTACGCCCAATAATCTTTCtgtcatgtttcttttctgcTTCAACAGCACAGTGAATAGTTTTCATCCAGTCATAATCAGTTTGATACAAataacagacacagacagtccATCATGACTTTTTGCACAATGTGTTTTTCCGTCACAATACCACAAATAATTTAATCTCAACTTTTGCATTTTCCACAACATGCAGTCAGATATTATTCTACATCAATCCTGCAGATAAAAAGTGGCTTAAAAGTGAACTTTTTCCATATAAGGAGTATGAAGCATTTGACTATGGCTCATTGTGAAGTAGACAGACATTGGTGTACCATCATGGAAATGTACCCAGTTTAAATCAGGAGATATAGATGTGGTTACACTTACACACTCAAAATACCCAGAGCAAAGCTTACAGGGCAGATAtgcttcataaataacaacTGAAAACTGTGTTTGATCTTGGAAAATCATTGACTTATAAAAAGTAACAAGGCTCCAGAAAGAAGTGTTGTGAGAGAGTGAGTTTCTACTCAAAGGAATATGTTCCACAGATTGTACTTTTAGCAATGTAAAGGAagtaagaaatgaaaaagaggcTTTGCACTTGAACAAGATAGAATACAAAAGGACTTGCTTCACTTTGTGCTCGACGTAATATGATCGTCAAGAACTCAAGTACACTCCTCATTGTCTACCTCATTGAGATGAAGCCATGGGTTCTCTGGTTCAGGGGTTATTGGCACATTAAGTAGATTGACCTGGTCACTGAATAACGCCACACGTCTCAAGTTACTGACaagtgtttctatttttaaatttttaaacttCCTCTGTAGATTAACTTCCCTCTAATATCATCATTTCACacctctgtttttacactctgcatgttctcctcacAGTATGAAttcagcatgtttgtttttcccctATCACCTGTTCATTCTGATTGATTACCTTTGAGCCTGTCAGCTTTCTATTCAAAAGATGTCTTGGCACAAGCTGCTCATATTTTCATGTATGTTGTGTCTCATTGAGCTAAAGTGGTAGGACTGCATTCCCTCACCTGTGCTGTACAAAGCTGTTTCTGACTTTATCCCACAGATAAGGCTCAAGAGGCTCAAATCAGCTGCACAGAATTATGCAAATACATGTAACGTGAGAGAAATGCAGAAATCTGAGACGTAATCCAGGCTGGGGAATGTATTTTGTCGGCCTCTTTTTAGATGAAATTAGATCATGTTCTGTGCAATTGGGTGTATCTTACAGGGCTTCCACTGAAGGAACAAAATTGTCATCGCAAACATACCAAACATTTCAACCTGGTAGTAAACAATACACTTAAGCTTATTGTGATcaaatatttgaagagttcATCAGAGCCAGGCCTTTGTGGTCCCTCGTACTTTGACTGACTCCCCAACAACATCTGTATCGgtatttttctcacttttttatgTCATCCTCCACATGTCAATGCTGGCGTGCAGCTCTGGTGTTGCCCAAAGCAGAGAAAACCCTACGGTCAAATGTCCAGCCCTACATCAGCTCCATCTTGGAGGCCCTGATGGACCCCACCAGCCGAGGTTTCTCCGAGGTCCGGGATGTTTTCTTCAGGGAGCTGGTGGAGATCAGCAAGAACTCGATAAACGGAGGGGACAAAGAGAAACTTGGAGATGTGAGtcatgttttttacatttcagatatTTCTTAAACTCTTCTGTTCTGTACATTTATACATCATATGTAGACCTATATTATAGGTGTTCAAAGTAACACAAGTCGTCATTAGCTGTTTTATGATAAAGGTCAAAGCGaataacaaaaagcaaaacacgtccatcaacaacaagagtttttatttctatacaaGCTTTACGATTTACAGCATGCTAAAGAaacagccttttgtttttttaacattttacacacattGAGTGATGCATGTGACAGTTAAAAGATAGCAGGATATATTGTTGTACACCACTTTATCCACAGGGGGGCGacaaaatcacacaaaacagaagttcctcaaaggagctttaaccTAAATCTGTTACTTGCAGCATtggctgcaaaaacaacaacaacaacaacaatactaCACAAGCCATTTTCACAAAGATTGTTGGCCTTTTTTCCAGATAAATTGTGTCACAGAGATACACGTCAACAGGAACAAATCCAAAGATTGATGAATTGGGGGTTAGGGTTAACTTCAGTTCAGGATTTTGTCTGAGGCCATATAATCAAAAGATTATGAGAGAACATAAGAGGCAGTGTGTTGTTGAATTCTTGGCTGTATGTGATCCTTATTAGAAGTCAGGGAGTGTCCTTAGCTTTTACTCTGTTTTGTATAAAACTTGCACCAACTTGATCCCCCGTTATCCTCCTTCTCTATTGTCCTTCAATCAGCACATGGAGAGGCTGTCCATGCTCGCCTTCCACCCGGTGAAGATGCAAAGCTGCTATGAAAATATGGAGCAGCTCAATCTGGAGGGGCTGCAGCAGAGATTCGATGTCTCCAAcccctctgtgtttgtcagCAGGGCTCAGATCATCATGAGGGAGGTAAGGCTCAACAAGAGGTTTCTCTTACATAACACAAAAATCAACATGTACACAAGCCTTGTcaaaatgcatgaaaacacCTTCTGATGTGGTCCTGCCTGTGGTGAAATCTCTACTTACACCTGCTGGACAAAATGAGTATCACAATCTGTAACAATAAATAATCTGAGGCCcagctgttgtttactttcacatCCAACatcagttgttttcttctgcttCTGTATGAAATAAAACTTAATATATTTGTTTGACAGCAAATGGACAACGCAGTGTACACCTTTGAGCAACTGCTGAATCAGTCTTTGGAGGCTCAGGGGGATGATGACATGTGCAAGACCATCCAGCGATGCCAAGAGAGAGTTCTCAAGGTAAAGAAAAACCACTTAAAAGATTGAAGGACATGGTGAAGTTGGTCAAAGTAGGATAGATGATTGGTATAATGATTTGTAGCTCATTTTGATCTGAATACACAGAAACTTTGAACAAaaagtgtaaacaaactgaGGTCCTTTTTGTAAAGAATGATCCAGAAAATGTATTATCTTTAATAATTAAGTAGGGAGAAGTGACGTGTTGAAATGAAAGAGTGAATTCACCTTAAGGcctgaatgtgtttctgttctcttcCCCTGTCAGAAATACGATTATGACAGCAGCACAGTGAGAAAGAAGTTCTTCAGAGAGGCTCTCCTGCAGATCATCATCCCGTacatgctgcagcagctgtcacCATCCTTCTCATCTGTGAGTAGCACCAAACACAGCCACACATCACCtcacttcaatcaatcaattaatcaattaatcaattaatcaaactttatttatatatcactGAAAAAGtgattgatgaaaaagtagtttgtaaaatcattgagagactaatgcacaccaataagaatttaataaaataacaataaaaggatggaaaaaaaagtattaaaagaccagacataaaagcaataagataatAAAATGAATACACAAAAGAAACATCGAAGCTTGTAgtaagataaaaataaatacattatagcCATAAAACTAAAAAGCACTATATTAAAGCCAGActgctcctctcagaccctctgGAAGGTTGTTCAACAGTCTTGGAGTGTAAACACTTGGAATCGACGCATTACAGTATTACATGATCATTAGATTATTCATAAGAGTGACTGTACTGAACGGCTGCTCTATGCAAAGCCATGAGTAGAAACAGTGACTTACTGTATGTAGACACCCATTAGGCCTGTCCCACACCGGACCACCGCCCAACCTTTGCCTTTGTTTGCTCGAGCCTTGTCTCTAACAGACCTCATTCACAGATCTATTTGGTCCAAGAAAAAATTATAAGAAATCCATATCACCCAAAATGCAATCAGAAAGAGTGTTTTTATGTtgcaacaaagaaaatgtaacaaatgaacaaacataGAGCAAGAAAACGTGTCATTAGCGTTTTCAACTTCTGCTTCTGACTTATTTTACATAATAATCAACCCCCCAGAAATGTCAATTTTATTCTacttagaataaaaaaatagatcttAATTGTCATGAttataaaacaacacaatgcaGTTAAACAGCTCTTTTTTGTGGCAGCACAAATAAGACacaacagtaaaaacacaatagTAAAAGGCACTGTAGTCCAGCTGCTCTTCCTCCTTCAGTTAGCTACATCCTTGCCAGTGGATGAGTGTGACTTTACAccactaaaaaaacacaagtgagcACTTAGCAAAAGGGACGTATGCCTACAAGATGGATCAGGATATATAAATACACTAATTTGATAATGTTGTGCAGGGAAATCAACTCACTGATTGAACTTTATTCACCTCATCTCATCTGCAGGAGCTGCCTCGCTTTAAAGAGCTCATCTTTGAGGACTTCTCCCGTTTCCTGCTGGTTGAAAACATGTTCGAGGAGGTGGTGCTGCAGTCTGTCTCTAAGGACATTATGATGGGTgaggactaaaaaaaaataaaaagtgagcaAAGTGTATTTCACCATCGTCTAACAAACTGATGATTgattttcttgtcttcctctttaGCTGTGAAGGAGGCCGCTGTCCAGAGGAGACACAACCTCTACAGGGACAGCATCATTCTGAGCAACAGCGACCCCAACATGGTCCTCCTCGGAGAAGACTCTCAGGTGGACTGGGCCGCCAAATTTGGGGTTGATGAGATAGAGGGACCTGAAGGTGGTGGTAAGATTGACGGAGGAGGCTCTGTGAGCAGACGCAGGCAGGTGGTGTCCATGATCCAGCTGGATGGGGTTCCTCTAGCCTACGAGTCCTGCCTGGAGGTCCCAGGGGTGGATCTTATCCCAGAAGAGGATGCTGATGTGTCTGAGGCCaaagaggatgatgaggatgagaaggaggaggaggagggggaagaggaggaggaagaggaggatgtcTTCGGCCCACTTGATGATCCCAAGTCTCCAGACAGCGTGAACGAGATCAGAGACCTGATCAACCCGGTGGTGGAGATGGTGGTTCCTGTTCCCGAGTCAGAGGAGAACGTGAGCGAAGAGGCCGACGGGACCGAGCCGACCATCAGCACCATCACCATGGAGGACGGGGTGCAGGAGGACGTGACACACGTGACCACCGTAGTGGAGGACGTCCCCAGGAAGTCCCCGCGCGACAAGTCGTCCACGCAGTCACTTCTCCAGCATCTGAAAGGAAGCACGAAGAAGAAAGCCGATCCGGAGCATCAGGAGGAAACGGCCATCGAGAACGCCATCGAGGAAATAGAGACGGCGGCGCAGGAAGACGACAGTGAAGGGAGTGAGTCGTCGCCGAAGCCAGTGTCAGCAACGGACTTGAGCTCACACGGCGACAGCGGCTTCCAGTCACCAACCAATGAGGGTCTGGATGAAGGTGAGCCTCAGCCACTCACTAACGGTCTGAACAGAGAGGACAAAATCATCGACCCAGTAGAAGTGGAGGTGATGGTAGCGTAGGAAGACGATCCTCTGAACAGAACTCTGAAACAGCAGGAGGATATGTAAAAAACAGCAGAGGGTGCGTCCCATGTAGTGGGAGAGAAGTGGAATGGATAAGGACTTTATTTAAGTGTTGCCTTCTCTTTAttgttgttcatattgcacACTCTAACCACCTTTACTAGACTATTTTTGTGGTGATAGGTTTCTCTATATGCAAGTTATTCAATCTTAAAGAAAGCTTCTCTCTGATGTTGTATGTCACTGTATTCAACTTATCACTTCACTGCTTTGTCACAAGGATCCGGGGATTTAAAGtcataatcacattttttttaagttattcatgttttaattgtattgtattatgtttaCATAAGCTCcgtctgtaaacataaacaacaaaaaacaaggcctttattttgaaatgatttcTCACATCAACACAGTTGAATAAATGACGGATTGTGCCTTTAACTTTACTACAGGTGAATGCATTCCTCTTCCTGAGCAGCAGGGGGCGCTACAGTCaacctttaaatgttgcatGGGGAGATGCATCgctcattttcacatttattttttagaaatactggtttctatttttgtaattttaaagATATGAAGTGTGTTGACCTAATACTTTTCTGTACAAGTGGCCTTTATGTTTCAAAACTACATACTCAACCTGACAGGAATCTTTTATACTTTCATTGTGATCTGATCATTGAGCTCACTTCACTCACTaccatgcaaaaaaataaaatgaaattacactttttttccactctttacctgtgggtcaaaggtcaagatCTGCAATCAACCAGAGTTTAACTTGAGGATGTTGATGAACTTGTAATTACGAGCGAGATTCTAAATGTTGATTCTGAATATAACTGTAACTTCATTTTTTCTAACTTAATACAAAGTGAACAGACTAGTTGAATTTTACAGAACTCCTACATCCTTATGTGTAAAGatttaaccagaaaaaaaacaaagacaataagATGAAATTattctgtgggaaacatttGGTTATTTTGTCTGTAAATAAAGAAGACGCAGGTGTTCTGTGAATCCAGCACTGACTCATGATAAAAAGAAGATAATGAACTCTGTACTGTAGCagtgtgtaaataaatattagGCTTAAACCACAGTTACCTGGGAGATATTTGGTAAGTGTTTATATTAAAGGAGCTTCATTTGGCAGGAAGTTTCCTGTAGAGACATCCTTAACGTGCTACAATGTTCAGGGAAATCTGAGACGATCATTCTTAAATTGTATTTCGGTGTTGACAAACTTTGATGCATGTTCAGCTTTCCCACCAAAAGGAGACTCTTGAGGTGcccatgtttaaaataaagacttcaCACAAATATCTGACCAGGAACAGAAAACAAGGGGAGAGGCCtgaggaaaagaggaagtgtCCTTTTTCTAAGAGGGAGAAGAAATATTAAAAGTCTGTATACAAAAACACCATGTGGTTAATTCATGTATGGAAGGGTAGAGTGTAATATTTATATACATAAATACAGTTCAAACAATATTTTAACATCTccatttttattgaaatttgTACAAATCAAGTCACCTTGTCATTGAACCTCCTCTGTGAGTACAAactgatcacttcctgtttagaAATCCAGAAAAACGAGCATCGTGAAATTAATTACACATTATTTTGTCCCCAGCGTCACTCATTCTAGCGGATA
Proteins encoded in this window:
- the niban2a gene encoding protein Niban 2a, with protein sequence MGDVVSAHLDESRKQMITDRTRGVMKEFSDVYEQQYAVALFNSVRFEIEGGRGTQSQLLHRKDPLAGRSIFSGNLFQHLEENRKFRNRFVSVPNSYKISLYESKAAHDRGLHPKTTINCAGYKALDSMEEYMELINNSLPGIKAKVGSHPFIKSATQFPLILWHPYARHYYFCVMTEKEQTKWHAVLQDCVRHSNNGLPEESTVQTPAFTDTVRLYRQAKGHYGTWDMMCGEPPQILANLVMETLHPELRNVIGPRLKGKMQQRQRNWMLISDAVYRQVLTQTTGRYDAMVDTCESQRFQLDARLRTDMDQIITSKEHVSNKIRALVLPKAEKTLRSNVQPYISSILEALMDPTSRGFSEVRDVFFRELVEISKNSINGGDKEKLGDHMERLSMLAFHPVKMQSCYENMEQLNLEGLQQRFDVSNPSVFVSRAQIIMREQMDNAVYTFEQLLNQSLEAQGDDDMCKTIQRCQERVLKKYDYDSSTVRKKFFREALLQIIIPYMLQQLSPSFSSELPRFKELIFEDFSRFLLVENMFEEVVLQSVSKDIMMAVKEAAVQRRHNLYRDSIILSNSDPNMVLLGEDSQVDWAAKFGVDEIEGPEGGGKIDGGGSVSRRRQVVSMIQLDGVPLAYESCLEVPGVDLIPEEDADVSEAKEDDEDEKEEEEGEEEEEEEDVFGPLDDPKSPDSVNEIRDLINPVVEMVVPVPESEENVSEEADGTEPTISTITMEDGVQEDVTHVTTVVEDVPRKSPRDKSSTQSLLQHLKGSTKKKADPEHQEETAIENAIEEIETAAQEDDSEGSESSPKPVSATDLSSHGDSGFQSPTNEGLDEGEPQPLTNGLNREDKIIDPVEVEVMVA